A portion of the Carya illinoinensis cultivar Pawnee chromosome 11, C.illinoinensisPawnee_v1, whole genome shotgun sequence genome contains these proteins:
- the LOC122282766 gene encoding triose phosphate/phosphate translocator, non-green plastid, chloroplastic-like codes for MQSTAFTLSPSLPLPTKTRRPSNPTFYPRSFDPVRASSSSNPRDLSLSPNVSFSSPHMPRRSWFLSPSSPFKIRPWTSAPAPDSDPRTSSFEVRAASVPESVEHSSIWKTLELGALFGLWYLFNIYFNIYNKQVLKVYPYPITVTAVQFAVGTVLVSLMWGLNLYKRPKISGSQLAAILPLALVHTLGNLFTNMSLGKVAVSFTHTIKAMEPFFSVVLSAMFLGEMPTAWVVASLMPIVGGVALASVTEASFNWAGFWSAMASNLSNQSRNVLSKKVMVNKEESLDNITLFSIITVMSFFLLSPVAILMDGVKFTPAYLQSAGLNVKQVYTRSLLAALCFHAYQQVSYMILQRVSPVTHSVGNCVKRVVVIVSSVLVFKTAVSPINTFGTGIALAGVFLYSRVKRIKPKKA; via the exons ATGCAGAGCACGGCGTTCACTCTCTCGCCCTCGCTCCCTCTACCAACGAAGACTCGCAGGCCTTCGAACCCGACCTTTTACCCTAGGTCATTCGACCCCGTGCGcgcctcttcctcttccaatCCCCGCgatctctccctctcccccaATGTCTCCTTCTCCTCTCCTCACATGCCTCGCCGATCCTGGTTTCTGTCCCCGTCTTCCCCGTTCAAGATCAGGCCTTGGACCTCGGCCCCAGCGCCTGATTCCGATCCACGAACGAGTAGTTTCGAGGTTAGGGCTGCCTCGGTGCCCGAGAGCGTGGAGCACAGCAGCATATGGAAGACGTTGGAGCTCGGAGCGTTGTTTGGCCTCTGGTACCTCTTCAACATCTACTTCAACATCTACAACAAGCAG GTTTTGAAGGTGTACCCATACCCCATAACTGTCACTGCTGTTCAGTTTGCCGTTGGTACTGTACTCGTTTCACTCATGTGGGGTCTTAATCTCTATAAAAGGCCAAAAATTAGCGGTTCACAG CTTGCTGCTATACTGCCACTGGCATTGGTGCACACGTTAGGGAACCTTTTCACAAATATGAGTCTTGGAAAAGTTGCAGTGTCATTCACTCACACGATCAAAGCTATGGAGCCCTTCTTCTCAGTTGTCCTCTCTGCTATGTTTCTTGGAGAG ATGCCCACTGCATGGGTGGTTGCTTCCCTTATGCCAATTGTTGGTGGAGTGGCACTGGCATCAGTCACTGAGGCCTCTTTTAACTG GGCTGGATTCTGGAGTGCAATGGCTTCCAATTTGTCAAACCAATCTCGTAATGTCCTTAGCAAAAAGGTCATGGTTAATAAAGAG GAATCTTTGGACAACATTACTCTCTTCTCAATAATAACTGTAATGTCCTTTTTCTTGTTATCTCCTGTGGCTATCTTAATGGATGGTGTCAAGTTTACTCCTGCATACCTCCAATCAGCT GGATTAAATGTTAAACAAGTATACACCAGGTCTCTTTTGGCTGCACTCTGCTTCCATGCCTATCAGCAG GTTTCCTACATGATATTGCAGAGGGTATCGCCTGTAACCCACTCCGTCGGAAATTGTGTAAAGCGAGTGGTGGTTATAGTCAGCTCTGTCCTCGTTTTCAAAACGGCCGTCTCTCCCATCAACACTTTTG GCACTGGAATTGCTCTTGCCGGAGTCTTCTTATATTCACGGGTGAAGCGCATTAAGCCAAAGAAAGCTTGA